The following are from one region of the Stigmatella ashevillena genome:
- a CDS encoding serine/threonine-protein kinase, with protein sequence MVPFRAGHLLPSVQGADSFSFHEERAFLRQRLVFLYKTLFVLSASFFGVTAGAGLLLHHRTWERVFLTPGACSHLLSILGALGCWLTCRNAVLSIRALKWLEGLALVGLLYLLKVSSYVTNDVYALLLGTTCASISRAVFIPTSVRRTFWLSLACALPDAPLLALSLHNRSADSILQPTVDALLWSAITVILATLVCRTIYGLRQQVRDAHRLGQYTLLEPLGAGSMGEVFLASHALLRRNTAIKVLRPDAGGQDLERFEREVQLTSQLTHPNTIAIYDYGRTADGLFYYAMEYLEGMDLAKLLAVSGPQPPERVIHVLSQVCGALEEAHGQGLLHRDIKPANLFLCRRRGIPDLVKVLDFGLVKQLGGTEEPGSAEGPVLAGTPLYLSPETFAAPEKVDARSDLYSLGAVGYALLTGHHVFEGPSASEICAHHVNTPPTPPEVRLGTALPADLCAIILRCLEKQPEARFSSARELRTALEACVHARAWTELEAEQWWEAQQDAELEKTFVRTNPLALSQTLVTDLSHRAA encoded by the coding sequence ATGGTCCCCTTCCGAGCCGGACACCTTCTGCCCTCGGTACAGGGCGCAGACTCGTTCTCCTTTCACGAGGAGCGCGCGTTCCTGCGGCAGCGGCTGGTATTTCTGTACAAGACGCTCTTCGTGCTCTCCGCCAGCTTCTTCGGCGTCACCGCGGGGGCCGGACTCCTGCTGCACCATCGGACGTGGGAGCGGGTCTTTCTCACCCCCGGCGCTTGCTCCCACCTGCTCAGCATCCTGGGCGCGCTCGGGTGCTGGCTGACCTGCCGCAACGCGGTGCTCTCCATCCGGGCGCTGAAGTGGCTGGAGGGCCTGGCCCTGGTGGGGCTGCTGTATCTCCTGAAGGTCAGCTCCTACGTCACCAACGATGTCTATGCGCTGCTGCTCGGCACCACCTGTGCGAGCATTTCCCGCGCGGTCTTCATTCCCACCTCCGTGCGCCGGACGTTCTGGCTGTCCCTGGCCTGCGCCCTGCCGGATGCCCCCCTGCTGGCGCTGAGCCTCCACAACCGCTCCGCCGACAGCATCCTGCAACCCACGGTCGACGCGCTGCTCTGGAGCGCCATCACCGTCATCCTGGCCACCCTCGTCTGCCGGACCATCTACGGGCTGCGCCAGCAGGTGCGGGATGCCCACCGCCTGGGCCAGTACACCCTGCTGGAGCCTCTGGGCGCGGGCTCCATGGGAGAAGTGTTCCTGGCCAGCCATGCCCTGCTCCGCCGCAACACCGCCATCAAGGTCCTGCGCCCTGACGCGGGGGGGCAGGATCTCGAGCGCTTCGAGCGCGAGGTGCAGCTCACCAGCCAGCTCACCCACCCCAACACCATCGCCATCTACGACTACGGCCGCACCGCCGACGGGCTCTTCTATTACGCCATGGAGTACCTGGAGGGGATGGACCTGGCGAAGCTCCTGGCCGTCTCAGGGCCCCAGCCGCCCGAGCGCGTCATCCACGTGCTCAGCCAGGTCTGCGGCGCGCTCGAGGAGGCGCACGGCCAGGGGCTGCTCCACCGGGACATCAAGCCCGCGAACCTCTTCCTCTGTCGGCGCCGGGGCATCCCGGACCTGGTGAAGGTGCTGGACTTCGGGCTGGTGAAGCAACTGGGGGGCACCGAGGAGCCCGGTTCCGCCGAGGGCCCCGTGCTGGCCGGCACGCCGCTCTACCTGTCTCCCGAGACGTTCGCCGCCCCAGAGAAGGTGGACGCGCGCTCGGATCTCTATTCGTTGGGGGCGGTGGGGTACGCCCTGCTCACGGGCCACCATGTTTTCGAGGGGCCGAGCGCCTCGGAGATTTGCGCGCACCACGTGAACACGCCGCCCACGCCCCCGGAGGTCCGCCTGGGCACCGCGCTGCCCGCGGACCTGTGCGCCATCATCCTGCGCTGTCTGGAGAAGCAGCCCGAGGCCCGGTTCTCCAGCGCCCGGGAGCTGCGCACGGCCTTGGAAGCGTGCGTGCACGCCCGCGCCTGGACGGAGCTGGAGGCCGAGCAGTGGTGGGAGGCCCAGCAGGACGCGGAGCTGGAGAAGACGTTCGTGCGGACCAACCCCCTGGCGCTCTCCCAGACGCTGGTGACGGACTTGAGCCATCGCGCGGCGTAA